Proteins from a genomic interval of Rosa chinensis cultivar Old Blush chromosome 2, RchiOBHm-V2, whole genome shotgun sequence:
- the LOC112189600 gene encoding serine/threonine-protein phosphatase 5 isoform X2: MPIMENDNSNVSRAEEIKLLANEAFKAHKYSQAIDLYTQAIELNSKNAVYYANRSFAHLKLEEYGSAIQDASMAIEVDPRYSKGYYRRGAASLAMGKFKEALKDFQQVKKICPNDPDATKKLKECEKAVMKLKFAEAISVPESQRRPIADSINYRSIEVEPQYSGARIEGDVVTLDFVKKMMEDFKNQKTLHQRYAFQIVLQTKEMLQTLPSLVDINVPNGNHFTVCGDVHGQFYDLLNIFELNGLPSEENPYLFNGDFVDRGSFSLEVILTLFAFKCMSPSAIYLARGNHESKSMNRIYGFEGEVQSKLSEKFVELFAEVFCCLPLAHVINGKVFVVHGGLFSVDGVKLSDIKAINRFCEPPEEGLMCELLWSDPQPAPGRGPSKRGVGLSFGGDVTKRFLQDNNLDLVVRSHEVKDEGYEIEHDGKLITVFSAPNYCDQMGNKGAFIRFEAPDLKPNIVTFSAVPHPDVKPMAYANNFLRLFQ; encoded by the exons ATGCCCATTATGGAAAATGACAATTCTAATGTTTCGCGAGCTGAAGAAATTAAGCTTCTTGCAAATGAAGCATTTAAAG CCCATAAATATTCTCAGGCTATTGATCTGTACACCCAAGCGATTGAACTAAACAGCAAGAATGCCGTATACTATGCGAATCGTTCGTTTGCTCACCTTAAACTGGAGGAATATGGAAGTGCCATACAAGATGCTTCAATGGCTATTGAAGTTGATCCTAGATATTCAAAG GGATACTACAGGCGAGGTGCAGCTTCTCTTGCTATGGGGAAATTCAAAGAGGCACTAAAAGATTTCCAGCAG GTTAAAAAAATCTGTCCAAATGATCCTGATGCTACCAAGAAACTGAAGGAATGTGAGAAGGCAGTGATGAAGCTTAAATTTGCTGAGGCAATTTCTGTACCAGAGTCTCAAAGGCGTCCCATAGCTGATTCTATTAATTATCGTTCTATAG AAGTGGAGCCACAATATTCTGGTGCAAGGATAGAAGGAGATGTTGTTACTTTGGATTTTGTGAAGAAAATGATGGAGGATTTTAAGAATCAGAAGACTTTACACCAAAG ATATGCATTCCAAATTGTGTTACAAACGAAAGAAATGTTGCAAACGCTGCCTTCTCTTGTTGATATAAATGTTCCAAATGGCAACCATTTTACTGTTTGTGGGGACGTACATGGTCAG TTCTATGATCTCCTAAACATTTTTGAGCTTAATGGGCTTCCTTCAGAGGAGAATCCGTATCTATTCAATGGTGATTTTGTGGACAGAGGATCATTTTCGCTGGAGGTCATTCTAACACTGTTTGCATTTAAGTGCATGTCTCCATCAG CAATATATCTTGCAAGAGGGAACCATGAAAGCAAAAGCATGAACAGGATATATGGTTTTGAGGGCGAGGTCCAGTCCAAGTTAAGCGAAAAATTTGTGGAACTATTTGCTGAAGTGTTTTGTTGTTTACCGTTGGCTCATGTAATAAACGGCAAGGTGTTTGTAGTTCATGGGGGTCTTTTTAGTGTTGATGGGGTGAAACTGAGTGATATTAAAGCGATTAATCGGTTTTGTGAACCTCCTGAGGAAG GATTGATGTGTGAATTGCTATGGAGTGATCCACAACCTGCACCTGGAAGAGGCCCTAGCAAGCGAGGTGTAGGTCTTTCTTTTGGTGGTGATGTGACAAAAAGATTTTTGCAGGACAACAATTTAG ATTTAGTTGTGCGCTCTCATGAAGTAAAGGATGAGGGATATGAGATTGAGCATGATGGTAAACTCATCACTGTATTTTCTGCCCCAAATTACTGTGATCAG ATGGGTAACAAAGGCGCCTTTATCCgttttgaagcaccagatttgaaGCCAAATATAGTCACTTTTTCAGCAGTG CCGCATCCTGATGTGAAGCCAATGGCATATGCGAATAACTTCCTCCGACTCTTTCAGTAG
- the LOC112189600 gene encoding serine/threonine-protein phosphatase 5 isoform X1 — protein MPIMENDNSNVSRAEEIKLLANEAFKAHKYSQAIDLYTQAIELNSKNAVYYANRSFAHLKLEEYGSAIQDASMAIEVDPRYSKGYYRRGAASLAMGKFKEALKDFQQVKKICPNDPDATKKLKECEKAVMKLKFAEAISVPESQRRPIADSINYRSIGTSTSSSSVPTEVTVAVLAIAAGVAMVLMGTAVTAVVATIVVVVMVVLGARWWRGFHGGVYTTSRVKDLEVEPQYSGARIEGDVVTLDFVKKMMEDFKNQKTLHQRYAFQIVLQTKEMLQTLPSLVDINVPNGNHFTVCGDVHGQFYDLLNIFELNGLPSEENPYLFNGDFVDRGSFSLEVILTLFAFKCMSPSAIYLARGNHESKSMNRIYGFEGEVQSKLSEKFVELFAEVFCCLPLAHVINGKVFVVHGGLFSVDGVKLSDIKAINRFCEPPEEGLMCELLWSDPQPAPGRGPSKRGVGLSFGGDVTKRFLQDNNLDLVVRSHEVKDEGYEIEHDGKLITVFSAPNYCDQMGNKGAFIRFEAPDLKPNIVTFSAVPHPDVKPMAYANNFLRLFQ, from the exons ATGCCCATTATGGAAAATGACAATTCTAATGTTTCGCGAGCTGAAGAAATTAAGCTTCTTGCAAATGAAGCATTTAAAG CCCATAAATATTCTCAGGCTATTGATCTGTACACCCAAGCGATTGAACTAAACAGCAAGAATGCCGTATACTATGCGAATCGTTCGTTTGCTCACCTTAAACTGGAGGAATATGGAAGTGCCATACAAGATGCTTCAATGGCTATTGAAGTTGATCCTAGATATTCAAAG GGATACTACAGGCGAGGTGCAGCTTCTCTTGCTATGGGGAAATTCAAAGAGGCACTAAAAGATTTCCAGCAG GTTAAAAAAATCTGTCCAAATGATCCTGATGCTACCAAGAAACTGAAGGAATGTGAGAAGGCAGTGATGAAGCTTAAATTTGCTGAGGCAATTTCTGTACCAGAGTCTCAAAGGCGTCCCATAGCTGATTCTATTAATTATCGTTCTATAG GAACGAGTACCAGTTCATCATCAGTGCCCACCGAAGTTACCGTAGCAGTTCTGGCAATAGCAGCTGGGGTAGCGATGGTTTTGATGGGAACAGCAGTGACTGCAGTTGTGGCCACAATAGTGGTGGTAGTCATGGTGGTTCTGGGGGCACGTTGGTGGCGTGGCTTCCATGGTGGGGTTTATACCACAAGTCGAGTAAAAGACCTAG AAGTGGAGCCACAATATTCTGGTGCAAGGATAGAAGGAGATGTTGTTACTTTGGATTTTGTGAAGAAAATGATGGAGGATTTTAAGAATCAGAAGACTTTACACCAAAG ATATGCATTCCAAATTGTGTTACAAACGAAAGAAATGTTGCAAACGCTGCCTTCTCTTGTTGATATAAATGTTCCAAATGGCAACCATTTTACTGTTTGTGGGGACGTACATGGTCAG TTCTATGATCTCCTAAACATTTTTGAGCTTAATGGGCTTCCTTCAGAGGAGAATCCGTATCTATTCAATGGTGATTTTGTGGACAGAGGATCATTTTCGCTGGAGGTCATTCTAACACTGTTTGCATTTAAGTGCATGTCTCCATCAG CAATATATCTTGCAAGAGGGAACCATGAAAGCAAAAGCATGAACAGGATATATGGTTTTGAGGGCGAGGTCCAGTCCAAGTTAAGCGAAAAATTTGTGGAACTATTTGCTGAAGTGTTTTGTTGTTTACCGTTGGCTCATGTAATAAACGGCAAGGTGTTTGTAGTTCATGGGGGTCTTTTTAGTGTTGATGGGGTGAAACTGAGTGATATTAAAGCGATTAATCGGTTTTGTGAACCTCCTGAGGAAG GATTGATGTGTGAATTGCTATGGAGTGATCCACAACCTGCACCTGGAAGAGGCCCTAGCAAGCGAGGTGTAGGTCTTTCTTTTGGTGGTGATGTGACAAAAAGATTTTTGCAGGACAACAATTTAG ATTTAGTTGTGCGCTCTCATGAAGTAAAGGATGAGGGATATGAGATTGAGCATGATGGTAAACTCATCACTGTATTTTCTGCCCCAAATTACTGTGATCAG ATGGGTAACAAAGGCGCCTTTATCCgttttgaagcaccagatttgaaGCCAAATATAGTCACTTTTTCAGCAGTG CCGCATCCTGATGTGAAGCCAATGGCATATGCGAATAACTTCCTCCGACTCTTTCAGTAG
- the LOC112190034 gene encoding B-box zinc finger protein 22, with amino-acid sequence MKIRCNACEVAEAEVLCCADEAALCWGCDQKIHAANKLASKHQRVPLSSSSSPLPKCDFCQETVGYFFCLEDRALLCRKCDVAIHTANSYVSSHQRFLLPGVEVGLEATEPCNSPSTKEKLSSVETVSESASSPSIPRSVIDHFSTGEIKDTIPMQIGGIGTLVSDKIPLNRSTTTSVGTISGWLLEECLGLTYPNQNNGSLDTMPSKVYGSYHA; translated from the exons ATGAAAATACGGTGCAATGCGTGCGAGGTGGCAGAGGCCGAAGTGCTGTGCTGCGCAGACGAGGCAGCCTTATGCTGGGGATGTGACCAGAAGATCCACGCCGCCAACAAGTTAGCCAGTAAGCACCAGAGAGTCCCTCTCTCTTCCTCATCGTCTCCATTGCCCAAGTGCGACTTCTGCCAG GAGACTGTTGGTTACTTCTTCTGTCTAGAGGACCGAGCTTTACTCTGTAGGAAATGCGACGTTGCCATACACACAGCAAACTCCTACGTGTCTAGTCACCAAAGGTTTTTGCTTCCTGGAGTGGAAGTGGGGCTTGAAGCAACTGAACCATGTAACTCCCCCTCTACAAAGGAAAAGTTGAGTTCTGTGGAAACAGTTTCTGAATCAGCATCATCTCCATCAATCCCCAGAAGTGTCATAGATCATTTTAGTACTGGTGAGATAAAAGACACAATTCCTATGCAAATTGGTGGCATTGGGACTCTTGTATCAGACAAGATACCGTTAAACCGAAGTACCACTACCTCTGTGGGTACTATTTCGGGGTGGCTCTTGGAAGAATGTCTTGGATTAACTTATCCTAATCAGAATAACGGAAGCTTGGACACTATGCCATCAAAGGTTTATGGAAGCTACCACGCGTGA